A single region of the Plasmodium chabaudi chabaudi strain AS genome assembly, chromosome: 3 genome encodes:
- a CDS encoding apicoplast beta-ketoacyl-acyl carrier protein synthase III precursor, putative produces MILYVFILILYNFTSFFFALEIKNSKYNFLNNVHSIQHTTKIRAIGGKVGGKIIGHGHSYPSHEIHNDELKKYIDTNDEWIQTRTGIKKRRILKKNENITTLQVESAKQALKTASLNPLDIDMIINASSTPQNLFGDANNISNELGCKNSVNMDLTAACTGFVFAFATAYNFLPKYKNILIIGSDALSNFVDWRDRNTCVLFGDGAGAMILQRTNTNEENNIYDYYLGSNSELNNLLTINFENDKDNLDNPNQNKYGKINMNGKEVFKYAINKIPKVLKKSVENVNLKLDDVDYFIFHQANIRILESVASTLNIPKSKILVNLDEYANTSAASIPLCFSENIFNGKIKRNNIICMCGFGAGMSYGCITFKY; encoded by the exons atgattctttacgtatttatattaattctgtataattttacttcctttttttttgcactcgaaataaagaatagtaaatataattttttaaataatgttcATTCTATACAACATACAACTAAAATACGTGCTATAGGAGGAAAag tTGGGGGTAAGATAATTGGACATGGTCATTCTTACCCTTCACATGAAATTCATAACgacgaattaaaaaaatatatcgaTACAAATGACGAA TGGATACAAACCAGGAcaggaattaaaaaaagaaggatactaaaaaaaaatgaaaatataacaacTCTACAAGTAGAAAGTGCTAAGCAAGCTTTAAAAACTGCGTCGTTAAATCCGTTAGATATAGATATG ATTATAAACGCATCATCTACACCTCAAAACTTATTTGGAGatgcaaataatattagtaATGAACTAGGATGTAAAAATAGTGTCAATATGGATTTAACAGCAGCATGCACAGGATTTGTCTTTGCTTTTGCTACGG catacaattttttacccaagtataaaaacattttaatcATTGGAAGTGATGCATTGAGCAACTTCGTGGACTGGAGAGACCGCAACACGTGCGTTTTGTTTGGGGATGGAGCAG GCGCTATGATTTTACAACGAACAAACacaaatgaagaaaataatatttacgACTATTATCTAGGATCAAATAGTGaactaaataatttattaacaattaattttgaaaacGATAAGGATAATTTAGACAACCCAaaccaaaataaatatggaaaaataaatatgaatggGAAAGaagtttttaaatatgcaataaataaaatacctaaagttttaaaaaaatctgTAGAAAATGtcaatttaaaattagatgatgttgattattttatatttcatcaAGCTAATATTAGAATTTTAGAATCAGTTGCAAGTACTTTAAATATACCAAAATCAAAG ATTTTAGTAAACTTGGATGAGTATGCAAACACATCGGCAGCTTCAATACCGCTATGCTTCTCggaaaat atATTCAatgggaaaataaaaaggaataacattatatgtatgtgtGGTTTTGGGGCTGGAATGTCGTATGGATGCAttacatttaaatattaa
- a CDS encoding ras-related protein Rab-5A, putative, with amino-acid sequence MEKKSSYKTVLLGESSVGKSSIVLRLTKDTFHDNTNTTIGASFCTYVVNINEFKTNNTSDDNPSNNNNNITFNDENNKNNESLYNIKFDIWDTAGQERYASIVPLYYRGATCAIIVFDISNSNTLDRAKTWVNQLKISGNYIIILVANKIDKNKFQVDMLEVQKYAQENNLLFIQTSAKTGFNIKNVFYMLAEEIYKNIINSKNTTDNKTVNNNLINLNSEKQQKTNCC; translated from the coding sequence atggaaaagaaAAGTAGTTACAAAACAGTGTTATTAGGAGAATCGTCAGTGGGGAAATCAAGCATAGTTTTACGGTTAACGAAGGATACCTTTCatgataatacaaatacTACAATAGGTGCTTCTTTTTGCACATATGtagttaatataaatgaattcAAAACTAATAATACTAGTGATGACAATCCTagtaataacaataataatataacatttaatgatgaaaataataaaaataatgaaagtctgtataacataaaatttgatatatGGGATACAGCAGGACAAGAGCGTTATGCAAGTATTGTTCCATTATATTACAGAGGTGCTACATGCGCTATAATAGTTTTTGATATTAGTAATTCAAATACCCTAGACCGAGCTAAAACTTGGGTAAaccaattaaaaataagtggcaattatattataattttagttgcaaataaaatagataaaaataagtttCAAGTTGATATGTTAGAGGTACAAAAATATGCtcaagaaaataatttactttttattcAAACAAGTGCAAAAACTggatttaatataaaaaatgttttttatatgcttgcagaagaaatatataaaaatatcataaaCAGTAAAAATACCACAGACAATAAAACAGTAAATAACaacttaataaatttaaatagtgaaaaacaacaaaaaacaaattgcTGCTAA
- a CDS encoding ubiquinol-cytochrome-c reductase complex assembly factor 1, putative has product MWNKGRRTLLLNRRYSFFRSFTNQVKVYDNIKVIESKSLYEDKNTKISIRESSKYIIPIPQCDRSFISSLVYKVFLKHTEYGECAWRLVHLIIERLENEEILKIFQIDESFNMKMYFYILHLWIINKRLRHECYQGEIMNTYIFDITWRIVRDWMLLKDVPEYSFNTELLNCQEYAFGFLVHLDEASTNVDTFPSHLKNILWEHLYEKKVKKSGPVVTELSKYSILQMRHIFNLSSDHFLQASFIWADFYNQKKLNRRLPALCQQISYGGYRPKDKSKYLPYDDGKKLLPRAY; this is encoded by the exons ATGTGGAATAAAGGTAGAAGAACATTGTTACTAAACAGAagatattcattttttcgaTCCTTTACTAATCAAGTAAAAGTATATGACAATATAAAAGTTATAGAAAGCAAAAGTTTATATGAAGACAAAAATACTAAAATTAGTATTCGAGAGtcatcaaaatatattataccgATACCTCAATGTGATCGTTCCTTTATCAGTTCTCTTGTTTATAAAGTTTTTTT AAAGCATACGGAGTATGGAGAATGCGCATGGAGATTAGTTCACCTAATAATAGAACGGTTGGAAAATGAAGAGATATTAAAGATATTTCAAATAGATGAATCatttaatatgaaaatgtatttttatattcttcatCTATGGATAATTAACAAAAGATTAAGACATGAATGTTATCAAGGCGAAATAATGAATACATacatttttgatataaCTTGGAGAATTGTTCGTGATTGGATGCTTTTAAAAGATGTTCCAGaatattcttttaataCAGAACTTTTAAATTGTCAAGAATATGCTTTTGGg tTCTTAGTACATTTAGATGAGGCCTCGACCAATGTCGACACATTCCCTTCACActtaaagaatatattatggGA GCACCtatacgaaaaaaaagtaaaaaaatctGGACCTGTTGTCACAGAGTTGAGTAAATATAGTATACTTCAAATGAgacacatttttaatttatcaagCGACCATTTTTTACAAGCCTCTTTTATATG ggctgatttttataatcaaaaaaaattaaatcgTCGTTTGCCCGCATTATGTCAGCAAATATCATATGGAG gTTATCGCCCAAAAGATAAAAGCAAATATCTTCCCTATGACGAtgggaaaaaattattacccAGGGCTTATTAA